Proteins found in one bacterium genomic segment:
- a CDS encoding glycosyltransferase family 4 protein translates to MHILWVSDNPDTPSGFGNVTRFVCGGLARRGYRVSILGWQTKASYDWNGCRVHPPGSDPLGGDALHYLLIRERPDAVVALGDVWWLPQFASPHLRRQMELTDTPWVLYFPIDGDTEGDGLPASWVQLLREVDVPVAMSRYGRRVVGRYGISCEYIPHGVDLEVFSPPPNREAAKAKVGARGRFVVLSDSRNQPRKLLPRLLDVFARFAADRPDALLHLHTDPDDEFTRSGIYAYDVRADVRHLHLESQVRFTPGFKTVAGGGLPLRDLAAYYQAADVHLLASSGEGFGLPTLQAAAAGAVPMACGYSASRELVEGHGEAIAVEDWTENEFGIRRALIDVEDAARRLGRYYDDRALMRERSVASRHFAAAYGWEGVVDKWDALLRSIGSRRSRVRPAAARAAPIETLLPQFGPQLPGARVSVKVVERQFGRLEASILADLRGRSSEVQIPTLPPPCDVARVRVPRRPGYIGTAGPDRGTLDALAAIFPSIEGWSPGSPPEACRLDLARSVLLLNVGGAFDAVSLIDAALYGVPCIGTDACLPQRILWPELTTRDRAEALRWARMLLTDAARFRRAAASARAVCRERYAPSEEEAAAWLRRLHADRQREPAAARG, encoded by the coding sequence GTGCACATTCTCTGGGTTTCGGACAATCCGGATACCCCGTCCGGGTTCGGCAACGTAACCCGGTTCGTGTGTGGTGGATTGGCCCGGCGCGGCTACCGCGTGAGCATTCTCGGATGGCAGACCAAGGCGTCGTACGATTGGAACGGCTGCCGGGTGCACCCGCCCGGCAGCGATCCGCTCGGCGGCGATGCCCTGCACTATTTGCTTATCCGGGAGCGCCCCGACGCGGTCGTCGCGCTCGGCGACGTTTGGTGGCTGCCGCAGTTCGCGTCTCCGCACCTGCGGCGGCAGATGGAACTGACCGATACGCCCTGGGTCCTGTACTTTCCCATCGACGGCGACACGGAGGGCGATGGCCTGCCGGCGAGCTGGGTACAGCTGCTGCGCGAGGTCGACGTACCCGTCGCGATGAGCCGGTATGGCCGGCGGGTGGTCGGCCGCTACGGGATTTCCTGCGAGTACATTCCCCACGGGGTGGACCTCGAGGTGTTCAGCCCGCCGCCGAACCGCGAAGCGGCCAAGGCGAAAGTCGGCGCGCGCGGCCGGTTCGTGGTGCTGTCCGACAGCCGCAATCAGCCCCGCAAACTGCTGCCGCGCCTGCTGGATGTGTTCGCCAGGTTTGCGGCCGATCGTCCCGACGCGCTGCTGCACCTCCACACGGATCCCGACGACGAGTTTACGCGCTCCGGCATCTACGCCTACGACGTGCGCGCCGACGTCCGTCACCTCCACCTCGAGTCCCAGGTGCGCTTTACGCCCGGATTCAAGACGGTCGCCGGAGGCGGCCTGCCCCTGCGCGACCTGGCGGCCTACTACCAGGCCGCCGACGTGCATCTGCTCGCGTCGAGCGGCGAGGGGTTCGGCCTGCCCACGCTGCAGGCGGCCGCGGCCGGCGCCGTGCCGATGGCGTGCGGTTACAGTGCGAGTCGGGAGTTGGTGGAGGGCCACGGCGAGGCTATCGCCGTCGAGGACTGGACCGAGAACGAGTTCGGCATCCGCCGCGCCTTGATCGACGTCGAAGACGCCGCGCGACGGCTTGGGCGATATTATGACGACCGCGCCCTGATGCGGGAACGTTCGGTGGCGTCGCGGCACTTTGCGGCGGCCTACGGATGGGAGGGTGTGGTCGACAAGTGGGACGCGCTCCTGCGCTCGATAGGCAGCCGGCGGTCGCGCGTCCGGCCCGCCGCGGCACGTGCGGCGCCGATCGAGACGCTCCTCCCGCAGTTCGGCCCGCAGCTGCCCGGCGCGAGGGTATCGGTGAAGGTCGTCGAGCGCCAGTTCGGCAGGCTCGAAGCGTCGATTCTCGCCGATCTCAGAGGACGCTCGTCGGAGGTGCAGATCCCGACGCTGCCGCCGCCGTGTGATGTGGCGCGCGTCCGAGTGCCACGCCGGCCGGGATACATTGGCACGGCCGGTCCCGATCGCGGGACCCTGGACGCGCTGGCGGCGATCTTCCCGTCGATCGAGGGCTGGTCCCCGGGCTCCCCGCCGGAAGCGTGCCGCCTCGATCTCGCCCGTTCGGTGCTGCTCTTGAACGTCGGCGGAGCGTTCGACGCCGTCTCGCTCATCGACGCGGCGCTGTACGGCGTGCCCTGCATCGGCACAGACGCGTGCCTGCCCCAGCGCATCTTGTGGCCCGAGCTGACTACCCGCGACAGGGCCGAGGCCCTGCGGTGGGCCCGCATGCTGCTGACCGACGCGGCCCGCTTCCGCCGGGCCGCCGCGTCGGCGCGCGCCGTCTGCCGCGAGCGGTACGCGCCGAGCGAAGAGGAGGCGGCCGCCTGGCTGCGCCGGCTTCACGCCGACCGGCAACGCGAGCCTGCCGCGGCGCGAGGCTGA
- a CDS encoding GH25 family lysozyme has protein sequence MTNGLALGIDVSAYQPADDWAAIQAFGVTKAYCKATEGARWVDQTYFAHMNGARGAGIQPGAYHFWRPNDLPDAQAHWFCRQAGWNPEWMPPVLDLEVLAPGQSAADALAAINVWLDIVGSFVGRPCRIYTNVATWQALGNPTNYKQHDLWIAYPVASGGAATPPDIGGWGAGGWTGWQYTFGGTVPGISGAVDLTHWRA, from the coding sequence ATGACGAATGGACTGGCGCTCGGGATCGACGTCTCAGCATATCAGCCCGCCGACGATTGGGCGGCGATACAAGCGTTCGGCGTGACCAAAGCCTACTGCAAAGCGACCGAGGGCGCACGGTGGGTCGACCAAACGTACTTCGCGCACATGAACGGCGCGCGCGGCGCCGGGATCCAACCGGGCGCGTACCATTTCTGGCGGCCCAACGATCTTCCGGACGCGCAGGCGCATTGGTTCTGCCGGCAGGCCGGGTGGAACCCGGAGTGGATGCCGCCGGTCCTCGATCTCGAGGTATTAGCGCCGGGCCAGTCGGCAGCGGATGCACTGGCGGCGATCAACGTATGGCTCGACATCGTGGGCAGTTTCGTCGGGAGACCATGTCGGATCTATACGAACGTCGCGACGTGGCAGGCGCTGGGGAACCCGACGAATTACAAGCAACACGACCTCTGGATCGCCTACCCGGTGGCGTCGGGCGGTGCGGCCACGCCTCCCGACATCGGCGGATGGGGGGCAGGGGGGTGGACCGGCTGGCAATATACGTTCGGCGGAACGGTCCCCGGCATTTCGGGAGCGGTCGATCTGACGCACTGGCGGGCCTGA
- a CDS encoding ABC transporter ATP-binding protein has product MSAPLLQVENLVKDYGGFRAVDRVSFEIPRGRIIGLLGPNGAGKTTTIHMLLGITTPTSGRIVYFGQDFAANRQAALQRINFASSYNTLQGRITVWQNLVVFGHLYGLRRPDDKIRKWAEYFAVTPLINKRYWDLSTGQRTRVNLIKALLNDPELILMDEPTAALDPDIADKTLTLIEEIRRDAGVSILYTSHRMNEVTRICDEVIFLDRGRIFAQDTPLGLTKRIRSATLRLTIEGDRGTVAAFLGERAQPFDFTQDHTVVISTTEQQIPDLIFGLSERGVWITDIEVEKPTLEDVFLKIARGDADV; this is encoded by the coding sequence ATGTCCGCCCCGTTGCTCCAGGTGGAAAATCTCGTCAAAGACTACGGCGGCTTTCGCGCGGTCGACCGTGTATCGTTCGAGATCCCGCGGGGCCGCATCATCGGCCTCCTGGGACCCAACGGCGCCGGCAAGACCACGACCATTCACATGCTGCTCGGCATTACCACGCCGACGTCGGGCCGCATTGTCTACTTCGGCCAAGACTTTGCGGCGAACCGGCAGGCGGCTCTGCAGCGTATCAACTTCGCGTCATCGTACAACACGCTGCAAGGCCGGATCACCGTTTGGCAAAATCTGGTGGTCTTCGGCCATCTCTACGGCCTCCGGCGGCCCGACGACAAGATCCGGAAGTGGGCGGAGTATTTCGCCGTCACGCCGCTGATCAACAAGCGCTATTGGGATCTGTCCACCGGTCAGCGCACGCGCGTGAACTTGATCAAGGCGCTGCTCAACGATCCGGAGCTGATCCTGATGGACGAGCCGACCGCGGCGCTCGATCCGGACATCGCCGACAAAACCCTGACGCTGATCGAGGAGATCCGCCGCGACGCCGGCGTCTCGATCCTCTACACGAGCCACCGCATGAACGAGGTCACGCGGATCTGCGACGAGGTGATCTTCCTCGATCGCGGACGGATCTTCGCTCAGGACACACCGCTCGGGCTGACCAAGCGGATTCGTTCCGCCACGCTGCGCCTCACGATCGAGGGCGACCGCGGCACGGTGGCCGCGTTTCTCGGCGAGCGCGCGCAGCCGTTCGACTTCACGCAGGACCACACGGTCGTCATCAGCACGACGGAGCAGCAGATCCCGGACCTCATCTTCGGGCTGAGCGAGCGCGGGGTGTGGATCACCGACATCGAGGTCGAGAAGCCGACGCTCGAGGACGTCTTCTTGAAGATCGCACGGGGTGACGCCGATGTTTGA
- a CDS encoding cellulase family glycosylhydrolase, protein MPESSDAIRWLRTHDGYVVDGNGRGVVFRGVTVGGLDVVAPTADQTVADALGLNDAGLSTIVDLWELNVIRVPFQAQTVLAGNGALSNTDVLTGLDNLIEAVSDAGAYVMLSQRAPQGVALPDGPVFEAWDTVATRYADEPAVLFEPFASESPLDGNWLDAALPLVGLIRSQHPGSLLFVGNGTGRADLDGLPLRFSTGDPAPNVVYTIAVDPAHPPNGADARLAEWTDSFPLVACPWSNGGPPFARASELAADFFSRYGLGWIASSWNVAPRLVVDAAGGDLTPTAWGLTVRRAVALPTRPQYGRILSG, encoded by the coding sequence GTGCCCGAGTCATCCGATGCGATCCGCTGGCTTCGCACGCACGACGGCTACGTGGTGGACGGTAACGGGCGGGGCGTGGTCTTTCGCGGCGTGACCGTCGGCGGTCTCGACGTGGTGGCGCCAACTGCCGATCAGACCGTCGCGGACGCGCTCGGCCTGAACGACGCCGGCCTCTCTACGATCGTCGATCTCTGGGAGTTGAACGTGATCCGGGTGCCGTTTCAGGCACAAACCGTGCTCGCCGGCAACGGCGCGCTGTCAAACACCGACGTCTTGACGGGACTGGACAACCTCATCGAAGCTGTGTCCGACGCCGGCGCGTACGTCATGCTCAGCCAGCGGGCGCCCCAAGGTGTCGCGCTGCCGGACGGGCCGGTCTTCGAAGCATGGGACACGGTGGCGACCCGCTATGCGGACGAGCCGGCCGTTCTCTTCGAACCGTTCGCGTCGGAGTCCCCGCTCGACGGCAACTGGCTCGACGCCGCCCTCCCGCTCGTCGGTCTCATTCGCTCGCAGCATCCGGGGTCGCTGCTCTTCGTCGGAAACGGCACCGGTCGCGCGGACCTCGACGGCCTTCCGCTCAGGTTCTCCACCGGCGATCCGGCGCCCAACGTCGTGTACACCATCGCCGTCGATCCGGCGCATCCACCCAACGGTGCGGATGCGCGGCTTGCCGAGTGGACGGACTCGTTCCCCCTGGTGGCCTGCCCGTGGTCGAACGGCGGCCCGCCCTTTGCCCGCGCGTCCGAACTCGCCGCGGATTTCTTCAGCCGGTACGGTCTGGGCTGGATCGCCAGCAGCTGGAACGTGGCGCCGCGGCTCGTCGTGGACGCCGCGGGCGGCGACTTGACTCCCACGGCGTGGGGCCTTACGGTCCGGCGCGCGGTGGCGCTTCCGACGCGCCCCCAATACGGACGGATTCTTTCAGGTTAG
- a CDS encoding GNAT family N-acetyltransferase: MRVIGAWNAIIPCGPLAAATADAVISEQVAFFHRLASARDARRDGNGAADLPPLGDSPEVEWKVYGHDRPADLGARLAAAGFESDEPETLMVFDLRGGLPDVPNDGTIARGIDVRRVTDAPGLADLTEAARAAFGRDPAWRAERMKQYERQLADPAVSFYVVHAAGRPVASARVDFPRGRSFAGLWGGGTVPTYRGRGIYRALVRVRAEEARRRGYRYLRVDARETSRPILDRLGFMPLARIVEWRLRL; the protein is encoded by the coding sequence TTGCGGGTCATCGGCGCCTGGAACGCCATCATTCCGTGCGGGCCGCTTGCGGCCGCGACCGCGGATGCCGTCATCTCCGAGCAGGTGGCTTTTTTTCACCGGCTCGCCTCGGCGCGGGACGCACGGAGGGACGGTAACGGTGCCGCGGACCTGCCGCCCCTCGGCGACAGTCCGGAGGTGGAGTGGAAGGTTTACGGGCACGACCGACCGGCCGATCTCGGCGCGCGTCTCGCCGCGGCGGGCTTCGAATCGGACGAGCCCGAGACGCTGATGGTGTTCGATCTTCGGGGCGGCCTCCCGGACGTTCCAAACGACGGCACGATCGCACGCGGAATCGACGTCCGCCGTGTCACGGATGCGCCGGGGCTCGCCGACCTCACCGAAGCCGCCCGCGCCGCATTTGGCCGTGATCCCGCGTGGCGCGCGGAACGCATGAAGCAGTACGAACGGCAGCTGGCCGATCCGGCGGTGAGTTTCTACGTCGTACACGCGGCCGGCCGGCCGGTGGCGAGCGCGCGCGTCGATTTTCCTCGCGGCCGGTCGTTTGCGGGGCTCTGGGGCGGCGGGACCGTCCCGACCTATCGCGGCCGCGGCATCTACCGCGCGCTCGTTCGCGTCCGCGCCGAAGAGGCCCGGCGGCGCGGTTACCGCTATCTCAGGGTGGACGCACGCGAAACCAGCCGTCCGATCCTCGATCGGCTGGGGTTCATGCCGCTCGCACGCATCGTCGAGTGGCGGCTCCGTCTATGA
- a CDS encoding DMT family transporter, producing the protein MASPFATGIYGLASATSWGAGDFSGGLATKRAPVYTVAAVSKVASLGAMLLLAWLRAEQIPSPHILVWAGAAGVAGAVGLMSLYQALAIGMMGTVAPVSAVIAASIPVVFAALSVGFPTGWQFAGFVLAIVAVWFISRPAPAAAGVPPIPPGSGLGLAALAGVGFGGFYIFISLARAEAVFWPLATSQFFTLAAVLAAAGAVAAARRTGAARLPVRAVPLMLLAGLLDAGGNAFFLLAEHAGRLDVAAVLASLYPASTVILARVILKERVTGVQLWGIVTALASLPLIVG; encoded by the coding sequence GTGGCATCCCCCTTTGCCACGGGCATCTATGGGCTGGCTTCGGCGACGTCGTGGGGCGCCGGGGACTTCAGCGGCGGCTTAGCCACCAAGCGGGCGCCGGTCTACACGGTCGCCGCCGTCTCGAAAGTCGCCTCGCTCGGCGCGATGCTGCTCTTGGCCTGGCTGCGCGCCGAGCAGATTCCCTCGCCGCACATCCTTGTCTGGGCTGGGGCCGCCGGCGTGGCCGGCGCGGTGGGCCTCATGTCACTGTATCAGGCGTTGGCGATCGGGATGATGGGCACCGTCGCGCCGGTGTCGGCGGTGATCGCCGCATCGATACCGGTCGTGTTCGCCGCACTGTCTGTGGGCTTCCCCACCGGCTGGCAGTTCGCCGGGTTCGTGCTGGCGATTGTCGCGGTCTGGTTCATCTCTCGGCCGGCACCCGCGGCGGCAGGTGTACCGCCAATCCCGCCGGGCAGCGGGCTGGGCCTGGCCGCACTGGCCGGCGTTGGCTTCGGCGGCTTCTATATTTTCATCAGCCTCGCGCGCGCAGAAGCGGTGTTCTGGCCCCTCGCGACATCGCAGTTCTTCACGCTGGCCGCGGTTCTCGCCGCTGCCGGCGCGGTCGCAGCGGCACGGCGAACCGGGGCGGCACGACTGCCGGTGCGCGCGGTGCCGTTGATGCTCCTCGCAGGGCTGCTGGATGCCGGCGGGAACGCGTTTTTTCTGCTGGCCGAACATGCGGGGCGATTGGATGTCGCCGCGGTGCTGGCTTCCCTCTACCCGGCCTCTACGGTGATCTTGGCGCGGGTGATACTCAAGGAACGAGTCACAGGCGTGCAGTTGTGGGGAATCGTCACGGCGCTGGCCTCGCTCCCGTTGATCGTCGGCTGA
- a CDS encoding tetratricopeptide repeat protein — MSRQPSGTITLLFTDIEGSTDLVRRLGDSRYARVLMEHRRLLRTICRREGGEEIGHQGDGLFVTFARVEDAVRAAVAAQRAILEHAWPDGIVPRVRMGIHTGEPASEAGELVGLDLHRAARICAAGHGGQILLSAAAATVIQEDPAASIVLRGLGSHRLRDLPQPERIFQTLHPDLPDNFPPLRSADAAPNNLPARQSSFVGRDRELAEIEHLLSTTSTLTLTGIGGSGKTRLAIETARELVEALPDGAWLVELGALADGGLVLNTVASALNVRAGPASTLEETLLEYLRPRTLLLILDNCEHLAAACATFVSIITRSCPAVRVLATSREALNVPGEVVWPVPSLSLPASGDGAPLDELMEYEAPRLFIERAAAVRPGFAPTSHDAQAIAAICRRLDGIPLAIELAAARVPVLSVGQIATRLDERFRLLTGGSRTAAPRQRTLRGALDWSYDLLSPKERALLRRVAVFAGGSTLEGCEAICAGKGIDSSDVLDLLTQLIAKSLVVMETHGEQVRYRMLETVREYGAERLVEANESASIRSRHRDWYLMLAEQAEAQLGGAEQVAWLRRLQSEYDNLRAALEWSRSDEGTAGAGMRLALGLWQFWYVRGDFSEGRMWLETMLRRHLVPDALRAKVLGQAGFLAWRQGDYAGAADLGTEGLAIFRGLDDAAGMGGALYLLGNVAFYQGDLARAKTLLLESLARRRAAGDKRPIAISLNSLGEVARAEGDYRTARAAYEESLALAREAGDQRGAATATGNLGYVALQEGDAERAARLLREGLASAKQLVHKLGIAGYLAGLAGAAGLAREHPRAARLIGATRTLLRALGASLTTPDRSQYESTLEATRAALGDEMISQLIEEGAAMTLEQAVDYALARNG, encoded by the coding sequence ATGTCGCGACAGCCGTCCGGGACGATCACGCTTCTCTTCACCGACATCGAAGGGTCAACCGATCTCGTCCGCCGCTTAGGCGATTCACGCTACGCCCGTGTGCTCATGGAACACCGCCGGCTGCTCAGGACAATCTGCCGCCGCGAAGGCGGTGAAGAGATCGGGCACCAGGGCGACGGCCTGTTCGTCACCTTCGCGCGCGTCGAGGACGCCGTACGCGCGGCCGTCGCGGCGCAACGGGCGATCCTCGAGCACGCGTGGCCCGACGGCATCGTCCCGCGCGTGAGGATGGGCATCCATACCGGCGAGCCCGCCTCGGAGGCGGGTGAGCTTGTCGGCCTGGACCTGCATCGGGCCGCGCGTATTTGTGCGGCCGGCCACGGCGGTCAAATTCTCCTGTCGGCGGCCGCCGCGACGGTGATTCAGGAAGATCCGGCGGCGTCGATTGTGCTGCGGGGCCTCGGTTCCCACCGCCTTCGCGATCTGCCGCAGCCGGAGAGGATCTTCCAGACGCTGCACCCGGATCTCCCCGATAACTTTCCGCCGCTGCGGTCGGCGGACGCGGCTCCCAACAATCTCCCGGCCCGGCAATCCAGTTTTGTGGGGCGGGATCGCGAGCTTGCAGAAATCGAGCACCTGTTGTCGACGACGAGCACCCTGACGCTCACGGGTATCGGCGGTTCCGGCAAAACCCGCTTGGCGATCGAGACCGCGCGGGAGCTGGTCGAAGCGCTGCCCGACGGCGCATGGCTTGTGGAGCTCGGCGCGCTCGCCGACGGCGGCCTCGTACTGAATACGGTGGCATCGGCGCTCAATGTGCGTGCCGGTCCCGCTTCGACGCTCGAGGAAACGCTGCTCGAGTATCTGCGGCCGCGGACTCTTCTCCTTATTCTCGACAACTGCGAGCATCTCGCGGCTGCCTGTGCGACCTTCGTGAGCATTATCACGCGATCGTGCCCCGCCGTCCGTGTCTTGGCGACGAGTCGCGAGGCGCTCAACGTGCCCGGGGAGGTTGTTTGGCCCGTTCCGTCTCTGTCCCTACCCGCATCCGGCGACGGGGCCCCGCTCGACGAGTTGATGGAATACGAGGCGCCCAGGCTGTTCATCGAACGTGCCGCGGCGGTCCGGCCGGGGTTTGCGCCGACGAGCCACGACGCGCAGGCGATAGCGGCGATCTGCCGCCGCCTGGACGGCATTCCCCTGGCCATCGAACTGGCCGCGGCCCGCGTTCCGGTGCTGTCCGTTGGACAGATCGCGACGAGACTGGACGAACGATTCCGCCTGCTGACCGGCGGCAGCCGGACCGCGGCACCGCGCCAGCGTACGCTTCGCGGAGCACTCGATTGGAGCTACGATCTGCTGTCTCCGAAGGAGCGGGCGTTGTTGAGGCGCGTCGCCGTCTTCGCCGGTGGCTCGACCCTGGAGGGCTGTGAGGCGATCTGCGCGGGCAAAGGCATCGACTCGTCCGACGTCCTGGATCTTCTAACACAACTGATCGCGAAGTCGCTCGTCGTGATGGAAACGCATGGAGAGCAGGTCCGCTACCGCATGCTCGAAACCGTTCGCGAATACGGCGCCGAGCGCCTCGTGGAAGCCAACGAATCGGCGTCAATTCGGAGCCGCCACCGCGACTGGTACCTCATGTTGGCGGAGCAGGCGGAGGCCCAGCTCGGCGGCGCGGAGCAGGTGGCCTGGCTGCGCCGGCTTCAGAGCGAATACGACAATCTGCGCGCCGCGCTCGAATGGAGCAGGTCCGATGAGGGCACCGCCGGCGCCGGAATGCGTCTCGCTTTGGGGCTATGGCAGTTCTGGTACGTGCGCGGGGACTTCAGCGAAGGCCGAATGTGGCTCGAGACGATGCTTCGCCGGCACCTCGTCCCCGATGCCCTTCGGGCGAAGGTGCTTGGGCAGGCCGGATTTCTCGCGTGGCGGCAGGGTGACTACGCCGGCGCCGCGGATCTCGGCACGGAAGGGCTGGCCATCTTTCGCGGCCTCGATGATGCGGCCGGAATGGGCGGAGCCTTATACTTGTTGGGCAACGTGGCATTCTACCAGGGCGATCTCGCGCGGGCAAAGACTCTACTCCTCGAAAGTTTGGCCCGGCGGCGCGCGGCCGGCGATAAGCGGCCCATCGCGATCTCGCTCAACTCGCTCGGGGAAGTCGCCCGCGCAGAGGGTGACTACCGAACCGCGCGCGCCGCGTACGAAGAAAGCCTGGCGCTCGCCCGGGAGGCCGGCGACCAGCGGGGCGCTGCGACCGCGACGGGAAACCTCGGCTATGTCGCACTCCAAGAAGGCGACGCCGAGCGCGCCGCGCGGCTCCTCAGAGAGGGCCTCGCGTCGGCAAAACAGCTCGTGCATAAGCTCGGGATCGCGGGATATCTCGCCGGTCTCGCGGGAGCGGCGGGGCTGGCGCGCGAACACCCGCGCGCGGCCCGCCTCATTGGCGCGACGCGTACCTTACTCAGGGCCTTGGGCGCATCCTTGACGACTCCGGACCGCAGCCAATACGAATCCACACTTGAGGCCACGCGCGCCGCCCTCGGCGATGAGATGATTTCCCAGTTGATTGAAGAAGGCGCCGCCATGACTTTGGAGCAGGCGGTCGACTATGCGTTGGCTCGTAACGGCTGA
- a CDS encoding glycosyltransferase produces MARQVWVAGFPSFYGGADTELDHLIDLFRACGVGVNLVPMFGCDERMRKTVLERGCRVLDYRDDVFGDKIVVSLCNGQFLAKLPAIMAAARPGKVIWFNCMTYLFDRERAAHARGWIDVFGFQSAYQRSCLLPQLETIRPVQTFPYRPYFNAERIEWRYRKWEGTYRVGRISRDDQAKFAPDTWRIFERVLVPPRLKKKVYILGYGSNAAKKIGPAPPTLDWMTWNGNAIPATQFYRTIDTMIHKTGGSRENYPRVLLEAYAHGVVPIVERAYAFPELVKHEETGFMADSSDEMSYYASFLAMNPAVHRRAAEAGRRHLEDVLTDVQASWRAWRQIL; encoded by the coding sequence ATGGCGCGGCAGGTTTGGGTGGCGGGGTTCCCATCGTTTTACGGCGGGGCCGATACGGAACTGGACCACTTGATCGACCTCTTTCGAGCGTGCGGCGTCGGGGTCAACCTCGTACCGATGTTTGGGTGCGACGAGCGGATGAGGAAGACCGTGCTCGAGCGCGGCTGCCGGGTCCTCGACTACCGGGACGACGTCTTCGGCGACAAGATCGTCGTCAGCCTCTGCAACGGCCAGTTTCTCGCCAAACTGCCCGCCATCATGGCCGCCGCCCGCCCGGGCAAGGTGATTTGGTTCAACTGCATGACGTACCTGTTCGATAGAGAACGCGCGGCCCACGCCCGGGGATGGATCGACGTCTTCGGCTTCCAAAGCGCCTACCAGCGGAGCTGTCTGCTGCCTCAGCTCGAGACCATTCGGCCGGTGCAGACGTTCCCGTACCGCCCGTACTTCAACGCGGAGCGCATCGAATGGCGGTACCGGAAGTGGGAGGGAACTTACAGGGTCGGCCGCATTTCGCGGGACGACCAGGCTAAGTTCGCCCCGGACACGTGGCGGATCTTCGAGCGGGTCCTCGTGCCGCCGCGACTCAAGAAGAAGGTGTACATTCTCGGCTACGGTTCCAACGCCGCGAAGAAGATCGGACCCGCTCCGCCGACGCTCGACTGGATGACGTGGAACGGGAACGCCATCCCCGCCACGCAATTCTATCGAACTATCGACACGATGATCCACAAGACCGGCGGGTCGCGCGAAAACTATCCCCGCGTGCTGCTGGAAGCCTACGCCCACGGGGTGGTGCCCATCGTCGAGCGAGCATACGCCTTTCCCGAACTGGTCAAGCACGAAGAAACCGGATTTATGGCCGACAGTTCCGACGAGATGAGCTACTACGCGAGTTTTCTTGCCATGAATCCCGCCGTCCACCGGCGCGCCGCGGAAGCCGGACGGCGTCATCTCGAAGACGTCCTGACGGACGTCCAGGCCAGTTGGCGCGCGTGGCGGCAAATCCTGTGA